ATCAGAAATTACTCTAAAAGGAAAAGATAGCGAACAATACCCACGAATCCAAGAAATTTCAGCAAGCACACCTTTGGTTCTTGAAACCAAACTACTCAAGAAAATTATCAATGAAACAGCTTTTGCTGCAAGTACGCAAGAAAGTCGTCCAATCTTAACAGGTGTCCACTTCGTATTGAGCCAACACAAGGAACTAAAAACAGTTGCGACAGACTCACACCGCCTTAGCCAGAAGAAATTGACTCTTGAAAAAAATGGAGATGATTTCGATGTGGTGATTCCTAGCCGCTCTCTACGCGAATTTTCAGCGGTATTTACAGATGATATTGAAACTGTAGAGATTTTCTTTGCAAATAATCAAATCCTCTTTAGAAGCGAAAATATTAGCTTCTACACTCGTCTCCTAGAAGGTAATTATCCTGATACAGATCGCTTGATTCCAACAGACTTTAACACTACAATTACTTTTGATGTGGTTAATTTGCGTCAATCTATGGAGCGAGCACGTCTCTTATCAAGTGCGACTCAAAATGGTACTGTGAAGCTTGAAATTAAAGGTGGAGTTGTTAGCGCCCATGTTCACTCTCCAGAGGTTGGTAAAGTAAACGAAGAAATCGATACGGAGCAGGTGACTGGGAATGATTTGACTATTAGTTTCAACCCAACTTACTTGATTGATTCCCTCAAGGCTTTAAATAGTGAAAAGGTTACTATTAGCTTTATCTCAGCAGTTCGTCCATTTACTCTTGTGCCAGCAGATACTGACGAAGATTTCATGCAGCTTATCACACCAGTTCGTACAAACTAAGAGAAAGAGGTTGAGCCTAGCTCACCTCTTTTATGATATAATCAAAAAAGAAAAGGAGAGTAGTATGTATCAAGTTGGAAATTTTGTTGAGATGAAAAAACCACATGCTTGTATAATTAAGTCAACAGGAAAAAAAGCTAATCGTTGGGAAATCACCCGTGTAGGGGCAGATATCAAAATAAAGTGTAGCAATTGTGACCACCTTGTTATGATGAGTCGCTATGATTTTGAACGAAAAATGAATAAGATTATTGACTAAGAACCCTTAGTTAGAGGGTTAGCAAGTTTTCCCTTTTTGTGTTATAATGTTAGGGATTGAAATGAGAACGGAGAATGAGAAACTATGGCTTTAACAGCAGGTATCGTTGGTTTGCCAAACGTTGGTAAATCAACCCTTTTTAATGCAATTACAAAAGCAGGAGCAGAGGCGGCAAACTACCCATTTGCGACTATTGATCCAAACGTTGGGATGGTGGAAGTTCCAGATGAACGCCTACAAAAACTAACGGAAATGATTACTCCTAAAAAGACAGTTCCAACAACCTTTGAGTTTACAGATATTGCAGGGATTGTAAAAGGAGCTTCAAAAGGAGAAGGTCTAGGTAATAAATTCTTGGCCAATATTCGTGAAGTAGATGCGATTGTTCACGTAGTTCGTGCTTTTGATGATGAAAATGTGATGCGCGAGCAAGGACGTGAAGACGCCTTTGTGGATCCACTTGCAGATATTGATACCATTAACCTAGAGTTGATTCTTGCTGACTTAGAATCAGTTAATAAACGCTATGCGCGTGTAGAAAAGATGGCACGTACGCAAAAAGATAAAGAATCAGTAGCAGAGTTTAACGTTCTTCAAAAAATTAAACCAGTCCTTGAAGACGGGAAATCAGCTCGTACCATTGAATTCACAGATGAGGAACAAAAGGTTGTTAAAGGTCTCTTCCTTTTGACCACTAAACCAGTTCTTTATGTTGCTAATGTGGATGAGGATGTAGTTTCAGATCCAGATTCTATAGACTATGTTAAACAAATTCGAGAATTTGCAGCGACAGAAAATGCAGAGGTAGTTGTTATTTCCGCGCGTGCTGAAGAAGAAATTTCTGAGTTAGATGATGAAGATAAACAAGAGTTTCTTGAAGCACTTGGCTTGACAGAATCAGGTGTTGATAAGTTGACTCGTGCAGCTTACCACTTGCTTGGACTCGGAACTTACTTCACAGCTGGTGAAAAAGAAGTCCGTGCTTGGACCTTTAAGCGAGGGATGAAAGCTCCTCAAGCAGCTGGTATTATCCACTCAGACTTTGAAAAAGGTTTTATTCGTGCAGTAACCATGTCATATGAGGATCTAGTGAAATACGGATCTGAAAAGGCTGTAAAAGAAGCTGGGCGCTTGCGTGAAGAAGGAAAAGAATATATCGTTCAAGATGGCGATATCATGGAATTCCGCTTTAACGTTTAATAACATTTAATAAATAGTGTCAATTAGGTTGGAAAAAAATTCCAACCCTTTTGGCTTTTGAAAGGAAAAATAAATGACTAAATTACTTGTAGGATTGGGAAATCCAGGGGATAAATATTTTGAAACCAAGCACAACGTTGGCTTTATGTTGATTGACCAACTAGCTAAAAAACAAAATGTCACCTTTACACATGACAAGATATTTCAAGCTGACCTAGCTTCTTTTTTCTTTAATGGAGAAAAAATTTATCTCGTCAAACCAACAACATTTATGAATGAAAGTGGAAAAGCGGTTCATGCTTTATTGACTTACTATGGTTTGGATATTGAAGATTTACTCGTTATTTACGACGACCTTGACATGGAAGTCGGGAAAATTCGTTTAAGAGCAAAGGGCTCAGCAGGTGGGCATAATGGTATCAAGTCTATTATTCAACATATAGGGACTCAGGTATTTAACCGTGTTAAAATAGGTATTGGAAGACCTAAAAAAGGCATGTCAGTGGTTCACCATGTTTTAAGTAAGTTTGATCAGGATGACTATGTGGGTATTTTACAGTCTATTGACAAGGTTGACGATGCTGTAAACTACTATTTACAAGAGAAAAACTTTGAGAAAACAATGCAGAGGTATAATGGTTAAATGGTGACTTTATTAGATTTATTCTCAGAAAATGACCAGATAAAAAAATGGCATCAAAATCTGATAAATAAGAAAAGACAACTAATACTTGGTTTATCAACGTCTACCAAGGCTATTGCAATTGTAAGCAGTCTAGAAAAAGAAAATAAGATTGTGTTACTGACTTCAACTTATGGAGAAGCAGAACGAATTATCAGTGATCTTCTTTCTCTCTTAGGAGAGGAATTTGTCTATCCTTTTTTGGTTGATGACTCTCCTATGGTAGAGTTTTTGATGTCTTCGCAAGAAAAAATCATTTCGCGGGTTGAGGCCTTGCGTTTTTTGAGTGATCCGTCTAAGAAAGGGATTTTAGTTTGTAATATCGCAGCGAGTCGGTTAATTTTACCCTCTCCGACTAGATTTAAAGAAAGTACTATAAAAATTGCAGTTGGTGAAGAATATGACCAACACGAGCTACTTCACCGATTAAAGGAAATTGGATATCGAAAAGTTACTCAAGTACAGACACAAGGTGAGTTTAGTATTCGAGGAGACATTCTAGATATTTTTGAGATGTCTCAGTTAGAACCTTTCCGAATCGAGTTTTTTGGCGATGAAGTAGATGGTATTCGTACTTTTGAAGTCGAAACACAATTATCGAAAGAAAATCAGACAAACCTCACTATCTTTCCAGCTAGCGACATACTTTTGAGAGAAAAAGATTATCAACGAGGACAGTCAGCTTTAGAAAAGCAAATTTCAAAGACTCTATCACCAATTTTAAAATCATATTTGGAAGAGATTTTGTCAAGTTTTCATCAAAAACAAGTACATTCAGATAGTCGAAAATTTTTGTCCTTATGTTACGATAAAACATGGACTGTATTTGATTATATTGAAAAAGATACACCAGTATTCTTTGATGACTATCAAAAATTGATGAATCAGTATGAATCCTTTGAAAGAGAATTAGCACAATACTTTACAGAAGATTTACAGAATGGTAAATCATTTTCTGGGATGCAGTATTTTACAGATACAGAGCAAACCTATAAAAAACAAAGTCCAGTTACCTTTTTCTCCAATCTTCAAAAGGGCTTAGGAAACCTCAAATTTGATCACATTTATCAATTTAATCAATACCCCATGCAAGAGTTTTTCAATCAGTTTTCTTTTCTTAAAGAAGAAATTGAGCGATACAAAAAAATGGACTACACCATTGTTTTGCAGTCTAGCAATTCAATGGGCAGTAAAACATTGGAAGATGTTTTAGAGGAATACCAGATCAAATTGGATTCCAAAGATAAGTCAAGTATCTGTAAAGAATCTGTAAACTTGATTGAGGGTAATCTAAGACATGGTTTTCATTTTGTAGATGAAAAAATTCTCTTGATTACTGAACATGAGATTTTTCAAAAGAAATTAAAACGTCGGTTTAGAAGACAACATGCTTCAAATGCAGAGCGATTAAAAGATTATAATGAACTTGAAAAAGGGGACTACGTTGTTCACCATATCCATGGAATTGGCCAATATCTAGGAATCGAAACAATTGAAATCCAAGGTATTCACCGTGATTATGTCAGTGTACAGTATCAAAATGGTGACCAAATCTCCATCCCAGTAGAGCAGATTCAGTTACTGTCTAAATATGTTTCAAGTGATGGGAAAGCGCCAAAACTTAATAAATTAAATGATGGTCATTTCAAAAAGGCCAAGCAAAAAGTTAAGAACCAAGTAGAGGATATAGCTGACGATTTAATCAAGCTTTATTCTGAGCGTAGTCAGTTGAAGGGGTTTGCTTTCTCAGCTGATGATGATGAGCAACATGCTTTTGATGATGCTTTCCCTTATGTTGAAACGGATGATCAACTTCGCAGTATTGAGGAAATCAAGAGAGATATGCAGGATTCTCACCCCATGGATCGACTTTTGGTTGGAGATGTTGGTTTTGGGAAGACTGAAGTAGCAATGCGTGCTGCTTTTAAGGCAGTCAATGATCACAAACAGGTGGTCGTTCTAGTTCCAACGACGGTTTTAGCGCAACAGCACTATACGAATTTTAAGGAACGATTCCAAAATTTTGCTGTTAATATTGATGTGTTGAGTCGCTTTAGAAGTAAAAAAGAGCAGGCAGAAACACTTGAAAAACTAAAGAATGGTCAAGTCGATATTTTGATTGGAACGCATCGTGTTTTGTCAAAAGATGTTGTGTTTTCAGATTTGGGATTGATGATTATTGATGAGGAACAACGATTCGGTGTTAAGCATAAGGAAACTTTGAAAGAACTGAAAAAACAAGTAGATGTTCTAACCTTGACAGCAACGCCAATCCCTCGTACTCTCCACATGTCTATGCTGGGAATCCGAGATTTGTCTGTTATTGAAACTCCTCCAACCAATCGCTATCCTGTTCAAACCTATGTATTAGAGAAGAATGATAGTGTCATTCGTGATGCTGTCTTGCGTGAAATGGAGCGTGGAGGTCAAATTTACTATCTTTACAATAAGGTTGACACGATTGACCAGAAGGTTTCGGAATTACAGGAGTTGATTCCAGAGGCTTCGATTGGGTATGTTCATGGACAAATGAGTGAAATTCAGTTGGAAAATACTCTACTTGATTTCATTGAAGGTCAGTATGATATTTTGGTGACGACTACTATTATTGAGACAGGGGTAGATATTCCAAATGCCAATACCTTATTTATTGAAAATGCAGACCATATGGGTTTGTCAACCTTGTATCAATTAAGAGGAAGAGTCGGTCGTAGTAATCGTATTGCTTATGCCTATCTCATGTATCGTCCAGAAAAATCAATCAGTGAAGTCTCTGAAAAGAGATTAGAAGCAATTAAGGGATTTACAGAATTAGGCTCAGGATTTAAGATTGCGATGCGAGATCTTTCGATTCGTGGAGCAGGAAATCTCCTAGGAAAATCGCAGTCTGGTTTCATTGATTCTGTTGGTTTTGAATTGTATTCACAGTTATTAGAGGAAGCTATTGCTAAACGGAACGGTAATGGGAATAAAAGAATCAAAGGAAATGCTGAGTTGATTTTACAAATTGATGCTTATCTTCCTGATACTTATATTTCTGACCAACGACATAAGATTGAAATTTACAAGAAAATTCGTCAAATTGACAATCGTGTCAACTATGAAGAACTACAAGAAGAGTTGATGGACCGCTTTGGAGAATACCCAGACGTAGTAGCATACCTTTTAGAGATTGGTTTGGTTAAGTCATATTTTGACAAGGTATTTGTAGAACGTGTGGAAAGAAAAGAAAATAAGATTACAGTTCAATTTGAAAAAGTCACTCAACGACTATTCTTGGCTCAAGATTATTTTAAAGCCTTATCCGCAACGAACTTAAAAGCAGCTATAGCTGAGAATAAGGGAGTAATGGAAGTTGTATTCGATGTCCGAAACAAGAAGGATTATGAAATTTTAGAAGGTTTGCTGATTTTTGGAGAAAGTTTATTAGAGATAAAAGAATCAAAGGAAGCAAATCCCATTTAACATTTTTCTTCTATAAAAAGGATAAAAATGGTACAATAATAATTTGAGGTAATAAAAATGAGATTAGACAAGTATTTAAAAGTATCACGAATTATTAAGCGCCGCACAGTCGCAAAAGAAGTAGCAGATAAAGGTAGAATCAAGGTGAACGGAATCTTGGCCAAAAGTTCAACGGATTTGAAAGTTGATGACCAAGTTGAAATTCGCTTTGGAAATAAGTTGTTGCTTGTTAAAGTACTAGAAATGAAAGATAGTACAAAAAAAGAAGATGCAGTAGGTATGTATGAAATTCTCAGTGAAACACGGGTAGAAGAAAATGTCTAAAAATATTGTACAGATGAATAATTCTTTTATTCAAAATGAACATCAACGTCGTCGTTACCTGATGAAGGAGAGACAAAAACGAAATCGTTTTATGGGTTGGGTCCTTATTTTGATGATCTTGTTGTTTATTTTACCAACTTATAACTTGGCCCAAAGCTATGATCAGTTACTGCAACGACGTCAGCAATTAACAGAGTTGAAAGAGCAGTACCAAACTCTTAGTGATGAAAAGGATAAGGAATCCGCCTTTGCTGCAAAGTTGAAAGATGAAGACTATGTAGCAAAGTATGCACGCGCCAAGTACTATTACTCAAAGAAACGAGAAGCAATTTACACAATTTCTGATTTGCTTCCGAGGTAATGTCATGGAAAATTTATTGGAAGTTGTTGAGCAATTTCTAAGTTTATCAGATGAAAAATTAGAGGAATTGGCAACTAAAAACCATTTATTACGATTACAAGAAGAAAGGGAAGAGAAGAATGCGTAAGTTCTTAGTAGTTTTATTGCTACCTGCTTTTATCATAACCTCAAGAGTAGTTAGCACAGAAAAACAGCTTCCTTACTCTTCACAAGAAATTTATTATCTAACCGAGTCTGATTATGGATTCTACTATAAAGAAACTCTGGAATCCCCAATGGTATATGGAGAAACAGCTGTCTATGCTAATGAGGATCTTGTCAAGGAGTCTGGTAAATTGACTCCTGGAACCACCTTTAAAATAGTAGAATGGCGTTTGAATAGACAAGGTGTTCCTGTTTTTAAATTAGATAATCACCAGTTTATCCTTGCAGATAAGCGGTTGGTCTATGATCAAAGTCAAGTTCAAACTCAAAATAGACAAGTATGGTTGGAGCAGGGGTTTGTTATCTATAACAGTCCCTATGATGCGAAAGAAATTTCTTCAACCCTCTCTCCCTATCAACGCGTAACGGTGGATAGAGCTCTCTTTGCTGAGGGACAAGAATTTCTTCATATCAATCAAGTTGGGTGGGTATCAAAAGAGTTCACCTCAGAAGAAGACAATCGCATCCAGAAGGTTCAAGAAGTTTTATCAAACAACTATCAGAATGAAAATTATTCTATTTATGTTAAACAACTGAGTACAGGTAAAGAGGCTGGGGTGAATGAAGACAGCAAACTTTATGCAGCTAGCATCTTGAAACTAGCCTACCTTTATTACGCTCAAGATAAGATAAATCAAGGGGAATATACGCTAGACAGTAGCTTCAAGTATATCCCAGAAGTAAATAGTTTCCCTGGGTCCTATAAACCAGAAGGTAGTGGTAGCTTACCTAAAAAAGAAGATAACAAAGAATACAGTCTTCAACAGTTAATTACCAAGGTAACAAAAGAGTCTGATAATGTTGCTCATAATATTTTAGGTTATTATGTGACCAATCAATCTGACGGGGCTTTCAAAGAAAAAATGTCTACCATTATGGGCGAAGATTGGGATGTGAATGATAAACTAACTTCTTCAAAAATGGCTGGAAAGGTCATGGAAGCTATTTATAATCAGAATGGTTTTGTCTTAGAGTCTCTGAGCAAGACTGATTTTGACAACCAAAGAATTGCTAAAGGTGTTTCGGTTAAGGTAGCTCATAAAATTGGAGATGCCGATGAGTTTAAACATGACACTGCCATTGTTTATACGGATTCTCCTTTCGTTCTTTCTATTTTTACCAAAAATTCTGATTATGATACTATTGCTAAGATAGCTAAGGATGTCTATGAGGTTCTAAAATGAGGGACCAGGATTTTTTAAATCATTTTCTCCGAAAAGAGTATTTCAAAAAACATTCGAAAGTCTTATTAGCTCTGTCTGGTGGACTGGATTCGATGTTTTTATACCATCTATTGTCTACTTACCAAAAAGAGTTGGGAATTGAGTTGATTTTAGCACATGTCAATCACAAGCAGAGAAGGGAGTCTGACTGGGAGGAAAATGAACTAAGGAAGTTAGCTGATGTAGCTGAACTTTCTATTTATATCACAAGCTTTTCAGGAGACTTTTCAGAAGCGCGTGCTCGAGAGTTTCGTTATGATTTTTTTAGGAAAATCATGAAAGAGGTTGGAGCAACTGCCTTGGTTACTGCCCACCATGCAGATGACCAAGTTGAAACGATTTTGATGCGTTTGATTCGAGGAAGTCGGCTAGGTCATTTAACAGGAATAAAAGAAAGTCAAGTAGTTGATGATATTGAAATCCTCCGTCCCTTGTTGCCTTTTCATAAAAAGGATTTTCCACTAATTTTTCATTTTGAAGATCAAACAAATCAGGAAAATACCTATTTTCGCAATCGCATTCGGAATAGGTATATACCAGAGCTTGAAAAAGAAAATCCTCGTCTTAAATCCGCCCTTTTAGATTTAGGAAGGGAAATTTCAGATTACCAGGCAACAATAGCGGAACTTTCGAAAAAAATTGATGTGGAAGATTTGAATGAGCTATTTTCATACTCTCAACAAACTCAAGGAATCTTGCTCCAGAACTATCTCAATCAATTCCCAGACTTAAATCTGACGAAGGCTCAGTTTGATGAAATTCGACAGATTTTAGCAAGGAAAAGCCAGTATCGTCATTCTCTTAAAAATGGCTATGAATTGATAAAAGAGTATCAGAATTTTCGAGTTTGCAAAATCAGTCCACAGGCCGATGAAAAGGAAGATGAACTTGTGTTACACTATCAAAATCAAGTTCGATATATGGGCTATTTATTTTCCTTTGGCATTCCTATTGAAGGGGATTTTGTTCAAAAAGTAACGGTTTCACGGGAAACATCTGTACATATTAGATGTCGAAAACCTGGCGACGTTATTATCCTAAATGGTCATCGAAAGAAATTGAGACGCTTATTTATAGATTCGAAAATCCCTATTGAAAAACGAAAAACAACCCCTATTATTGAGCAATTTGGAGAAATTGTCTCAATTTCAGGAATTGCGACCAGTGATTTGAGTAAAAACACGAAAAATGATATAATGAACACTGTGATTTATATAGAAAAAATAGATAGGTAAAAAGATGTTAGAACACGATATTAAAAAAATCCTCGTTTCACATGATGAAATTACAGAAGCAGCTAAAAAGCTAGGTGCGCAACTAACAAAAGAATATGAGGGGAAAAATCCAATTCTTATTGGAATTTTGAAAGGATCGATTCCTTTTATGGCTGAATTGGTCAAACATATTGATACGCATATCGAGATGGACTTCATGATGGTATCTAGTTACCATGGTGGAACAGCAAGTAGTGGTGTCATCAATATCAAGCAAGACGTGACTCAAGATATCAAAGGAAGACATGTTTTATTTGTAGAGGATATCATCGATACAGGTCAAACTTTGAAGAATTTGAGAGATATGTTTATTGCAAGAGAAGCAGCTTCTGTTAAAATCGCGACTTTGTTAGACAAACCAGAAGGACGTGTTGTTGAAATTGAAGCGGATTACACTTGCTTTACTATTCCAAATGAGTTTGTAGTAGGTTATGGTCTAGATTATAAAGAAAATTATCGTAACCTTCCTTATGTCGGAGTATTGAAAGAAGAAGTTTATTCAAATTAGAAAGATCTATCTTTAATGAAAAAACAAAATAATGGTTTAGTTAGAAATCCATTTCTCTACTTGTTAATTATCTTCTTCCTAGTGACAGGATTCCAGTATTTTTACTCTGGAAATACTGCTGGGCGAAGCGAAAAAATTAACTATACAGAATTGGTAAAAGAAATTACAGCAGACAATGTAAAAGAATTAACCTATCAGCCAAATGGTAGCATCATTGAAGTGTCTGGTGTTTATAAAAATCCTAAGACTAGTAAAGAAGAAACAGGAGTTCAATTTTTCACTCCTACAGCTACAACAGTAGAAAGATTCTCAAGTACTATTCTTCCGTCTGATTCAACAGTTTCAGAATTGCAAAAACTTGCTTCTGAACATCAGGCAGAAGTAACAGTCAAACATGAGAGTTCAAGCGGTATGTGGATCAATATCCTTGTCTCTGTTGTACCGTTTGCTATTCTTTTCTTCTTCTTATTCTCTATGATGGGAAATATGGGAGGAAATAGTGGCCGAAATCCAATGAGTTTTGGACGTAGCAAGGCCAAAGCTGCTAACAAAGAAGATATCAAGGTACGATTTTCAGATGTTGCAGGTGCCGAGGAAGAAAAACAAGAATTAGTAGAAGTTGTTGAATTTCTAAAAGATCCAAAACGATTTACAAAACTTGGTGCGCGTATTCCTGCAGGTGTTCTTTTAGAGGGACCTCCGGGAACAGGTAAGACTTTGCTCGCTAAGGCGGTTGCCGGAGAAGCAGGCGTTCCATTCTTTAGTATTTCAGGTTCTGACTTTGTAGAAATGTTTGTCGGAGTTGGTGCAAGCCGCGTTCGTTCTCTTTTTGAGGATGCAAAAAAAGCAGCGCCGGCCATCATCTTTATCGATGAAATTGATGCTGTTGGTCGCCAACGTGGTGTCGGCCTTGGTGGAGGAAATGATGAACGTGAACAAACCTTGAACCAACTCTTGATTGAGATGGATGGTTTTGAGGGAAATGAAGGGATCATTGTTATCGCTGCGACGAACCGTTCAGATGTTCTAGATCCAGCTCTTCTCCGTCCAGGACGTTTTGATAGAAAAGTCTTAGTTGGTCGCCCTGATGTTAAAGGTCGTGAAGCAATCTTGAAAGTTCACGCTAAAAATAAACCTCTGGCAGACGATGTTGATTTGAAACTAGTTGCCCAACAAACACCAGGTTTTGTGGGAGCCGACTTAGAAAATGTTCTAAACGAAGCAGCCTTAGTTGCTGCTCGTCGCAACAAATCAATCATTGATGCTTCAGATATTGATGAGGCAGAGGACAGAGTGATTGCTGGACCATCTAAGAAAGATAAAACAGTATCACAAAGAGAACGTGAATTAGTTGCTTATCACGAGGCTGGACATACCATTGTTGGTTTAGTACTGTCAAATGCCCGTGTTGTTCATAAAGTTACCATTGTACCACGTGGACGTGCAGGTGGTTACATGATTGCACTTCCTAAAGAGGATCAAATGCTTCTATCTAAAGAAGACATGAAAGAGCAATTGGCAGGTTTGATGGGTGGTCGTGTAGCTGAAGAGATTATCTTTAATGTCCAAACGACAGGAGCTTCAAATGACTTTGAACAAGCCACACAGATGGCGCGTGCAATGGTCACTGAATACGGTATGAGTGAAAAACTTGGCCCAGTTCAATATGAAGGTAATCATGCTATGTTTGGTGCACAAAGTCCTCAAAAATCAATTTCAGAACAAACAGCCTATGAGATTGATGAGGAAGTTCGTTCATTATTAAATGAAGCACGGAACAAAGCAGCTGAAATTATCCAATCAAATCGTGAAACCCACAAACTGATTGCGGAAGCGCTATTGAAATACGAAACATTAGATAGTACACAGATTAAATCTCTTTACGAAACAGGAAAAATGCCTGAGACAGTAGAAGAGGAATCCCATGCACTATCTTATGATGAAGTAAAATCAAAAATGAGTGAAGAAAAATAAGTTTAGAGAGGTTCGACCTCTCTTTTTATGTTCTAATGTGATGGCTACCGAGCAAATGCCCTGATAGTTGACCCTCCTCGTACAG
This Streptococcus oralis DNA region includes the following protein-coding sequences:
- the tilS gene encoding tRNA lysidine(34) synthetase TilS, which translates into the protein MRDQDFLNHFLRKEYFKKHSKVLLALSGGLDSMFLYHLLSTYQKELGIELILAHVNHKQRRESDWEENELRKLADVAELSIYITSFSGDFSEARAREFRYDFFRKIMKEVGATALVTAHHADDQVETILMRLIRGSRLGHLTGIKESQVVDDIEILRPLLPFHKKDFPLIFHFEDQTNQENTYFRNRIRNRYIPELEKENPRLKSALLDLGREISDYQATIAELSKKIDVEDLNELFSYSQQTQGILLQNYLNQFPDLNLTKAQFDEIRQILARKSQYRHSLKNGYELIKEYQNFRVCKISPQADEKEDELVLHYQNQVRYMGYLFSFGIPIEGDFVQKVTVSRETSVHIRCRKPGDVIILNGHRKKLRRLFIDSKIPIEKRKTTPIIEQFGEIVSISGIATSDLSKNTKNDIMNTVIYIEKIDR
- the hpt gene encoding hypoxanthine phosphoribosyltransferase; amino-acid sequence: MLEHDIKKILVSHDEITEAAKKLGAQLTKEYEGKNPILIGILKGSIPFMAELVKHIDTHIEMDFMMVSSYHGGTASSGVINIKQDVTQDIKGRHVLFVEDIIDTGQTLKNLRDMFIAREAASVKIATLLDKPEGRVVEIEADYTCFTIPNEFVVGYGLDYKENYRNLPYVGVLKEEVYSN
- the ftsH gene encoding ATP-dependent zinc metalloprotease FtsH, with translation MKKQNNGLVRNPFLYLLIIFFLVTGFQYFYSGNTAGRSEKINYTELVKEITADNVKELTYQPNGSIIEVSGVYKNPKTSKEETGVQFFTPTATTVERFSSTILPSDSTVSELQKLASEHQAEVTVKHESSSGMWINILVSVVPFAILFFFLFSMMGNMGGNSGRNPMSFGRSKAKAANKEDIKVRFSDVAGAEEEKQELVEVVEFLKDPKRFTKLGARIPAGVLLEGPPGTGKTLLAKAVAGEAGVPFFSISGSDFVEMFVGVGASRVRSLFEDAKKAAPAIIFIDEIDAVGRQRGVGLGGGNDEREQTLNQLLIEMDGFEGNEGIIVIAATNRSDVLDPALLRPGRFDRKVLVGRPDVKGREAILKVHAKNKPLADDVDLKLVAQQTPGFVGADLENVLNEAALVAARRNKSIIDASDIDEAEDRVIAGPSKKDKTVSQRERELVAYHEAGHTIVGLVLSNARVVHKVTIVPRGRAGGYMIALPKEDQMLLSKEDMKEQLAGLMGGRVAEEIIFNVQTTGASNDFEQATQMARAMVTEYGMSEKLGPVQYEGNHAMFGAQSPQKSISEQTAYEIDEEVRSLLNEARNKAAEIIQSNRETHKLIAEALLKYETLDSTQIKSLYETGKMPETVEEESHALSYDEVKSKMSEEK